The following coding sequences lie in one Rutidosis leptorrhynchoides isolate AG116_Rl617_1_P2 chromosome 4, CSIRO_AGI_Rlap_v1, whole genome shotgun sequence genomic window:
- the LOC139903922 gene encoding phragmoplastin DRP1E-like, translating into MDKGINGLDHLEPVIKEKVPDIGSLLNKNIYMMEAELDRIGRPVAVDAGSQLYTILELCRAFNKIFNKNLNGGFHDPWHIFSRVLLSHIKTIIETEGRAKSSGSEVSSPDGKNEYLWYD; encoded by the exons ATGGACAAAGGAATTAATGGTTTGGAT CATTTggaacctgtaatcaaagaaaaaGTACCGGATATCGGTTCTTTGTTAAACAAAAATATTTATATGATGGAAGCCGAGTTGGACCGTATTGGGAGGCCAGTTGCAGTTGATGCTGGA TCTCAGCTGTATACCATCTTGGAACTTTGTCGTGCTTTCAACAAAATCTTCAACAAGAATTTAAATGGGGG GTTTCACGATCCATGGCATATATTCTCAAGAGTGTTACTTTCACATATTAAAACGATAATAGAAACTGAAGGCCGGGCAAAATCAAGTGGTTCGGAGGTATCTTCACCTGATGGCAAAAACGAATATCTTTGGTATGACTAA
- the LOC139845087 gene encoding tRNA-splicing endonuclease subunit Sen2-1-like: MFVLCINFNPHYPPTREQIEDLEAQCDGVPLMFCYLEGGHIDFFAFDNVKLRFLKCSMMGPRWKGYDSKTKAIANPIITSISELQTSLIKLNPEVLVSGCTVCLYCNPELTDLLSRTCFGQPSITLDDDYRCFELTLVETFYLCFSLKCLNIIIDGDSTKTNNELLWNYMITNEGESFPYIFKAYSHLRSMDLVVKSGGQYGGDFVAYRHHPSLVHSEYSVLVSSKPYADDRLRVWSDIRSTVRLCGGVNKTLLVLYVYKNCENVIDSSSPSFLDALSVEERSITRWDPKRLRKEQQVGTE; the protein is encoded by the exons ATGTTTGTTCTCTGCATTAACTTTAACCC TCACTATCCACCAACAAGGGAGCAGATTGAAGATTTAGAAGCACAATGTGATGGTGTTCCTTTAATGTTTTGTTACCTCGAAGGTGGACATATTGATTTCTTTGCTTTTGACAATGTCAAGCTTCGTTTTTTGAAATGTTCTATGATGGGGCCAAGATGGAAAGGATATGATTCAAAAACAAAAGCAATTGCAAATCCTATTATAACGTCGATTTCAGAGCTTCAAACTTCACTAATCAAATTGAATCCCGAAGTCTTAGTCTCAGGCTGCACCGTATGTCTTTACTGTAATCCCGAATTAACTGACTTGCTGAGTCGAACTTGTTTTGGTCAACCAAGTATTACACTTGATGATGATTATCGGTGCTTTGAGTTGACTCTAGTGGAAACTTTTTATCTATGTTTTTCTCTAAAATGTCTAAATATCATCATAGATGGTGATAGTACAAAAACAAATAATGAGTTATTATGGAACTACATGATTACCAACGAAGGGGAATCTTTTCCTTATATATTTAAGGCGTATTCTCATTTGCGAAGCATGGATTTGGTTGTGAAGTCGGGAGGTCAATATGGTGGTGACTTTGTTGCCTATCGCCATCATCCTTCGTTGGTTCATTCTGAGTACTCCGTGTTGGTGTCCTCTAAACCGTATGCGGATGATCGATTGAGAGTTTGGTCTGATATTCGATCCACTGTTCGACTTTGTGGTGGTGTTAATAAGACATTGTTGGTTCTATATGTGTACAAAAACTGTGAAAATGTGATTGATTCTTCGTCTCCTTCCTTTTTAGATGCTCTTAGTGTTGAAGAACGATCAATCACAAGATGGGATCCAAAACGGCTCAGGAAGGAGCAACAAGTCGGTACCGAATAA